From a single Vibrio tubiashii genomic region:
- the lptM gene encoding LPS translocon maturation chaperone LptM: MKKSILALFIFSVLGLAGCGQTGPLYMPEDAPQKEQPSQ; encoded by the coding sequence ATGAAAAAATCAATCTTAGCGCTATTTATCTTTTCAGTCCTTGGCTTAGCTGGCTGTGGTCAAACTGGACCTCTATACATGCCTGAAGACGCTCCACAAAAAGAGCAACCTTCACAATAA
- the cyaY gene encoding iron donor protein CyaY → MNDTEFHQLVDVQMQIIEEMIDDSGADIDYETSGNVMTLEFEDRSQIIINRQEPMKEIWLASKSGGFHFALVEEQWTCSKTGLELIAMVKQECEKHCDEDIEWE, encoded by the coding sequence ATGAACGATACTGAATTTCATCAGTTAGTAGATGTTCAAATGCAAATCATCGAGGAAATGATTGATGATTCAGGTGCGGACATCGACTACGAGACTTCTGGAAACGTAATGACACTGGAGTTTGAAGACCGTAGTCAAATCATTATCAACCGCCAAGAGCCAATGAAAGAGATCTGGCTAGCCTCTAAATCTGGTGGTTTCCACTTTGCGCTCGTTGAAGAGCAGTGGACTTGCTCGAAAACAGGTCTTGAGTTGATTGCCATGGTTAAGCAAGAGTGTGAAAAGCACTGCGATGAAGACATTGAGTGGGAATAG